One window of Ziziphus jujuba cultivar Dongzao chromosome 5, ASM3175591v1 genomic DNA carries:
- the LOC107421313 gene encoding uncharacterized protein LOC107421313, with product MAYRGRGRGRGRYFRYAKQGPFELFPDVDLPDIKNEVEETSLVCQIWKFESYWKVSPYYLEETTSKSEHKMPEVERFSDRNKPKNKVTRDSLFQTLEVRNFPLELTAGMKGSQGQRSRKKARWNPDIGMQKMFEMFQLKVKTGFMVIHYLVVDAFTNAGG from the exons ATGGCATATAGAGGTCGTGGAAGAGGACGTGGAAGATATTTTCGGTATGCTAAGCAAGGACCATTCGAGCTTTTTCCT GATGTTGATCTACCTGATATTAAAAATGAGGTTGAGGAAACAAGCTTAGTCTGTCAAATCTGGAAGTTTGAAAGTTATTGGAAAGTCTCTCCTTACTATCTTGAGGAGACAACTTCAAAGAGTGAGCATA AAATGCCTGAGGTAGAAAGATTTTCCGACAGGAACAAACCAAAGAACAAGGTAACACGTGATTCTCTCTTTCAAACTCTGGAGGTTCGAAATTTTCCTCTGGAACTGACTGCAG GTATGAAGGGGTCGCAGGGGCAGCGTAGCAGGAAAAAAGCTCGATGGAATCCAGATATAG GGATGCAGAAGATGTTTGAAATGTTCCAACTGAAGGTAAAGACCGGTTTCATGGTTATCCATT ATTTAGTTGTTGATGCTTTTACAAATGCAGGAGggtga
- the LOC107421319 gene encoding LOW QUALITY PROTEIN: uncharacterized protein LOC107421319 (The sequence of the model RefSeq protein was modified relative to this genomic sequence to represent the inferred CDS: substituted 1 base at 1 genomic stop codon) produces the protein MSAISNLPAYGHGGCSVRFPQNKLTKFPATLSSPFLRSEDNAFQSCRLAQGNLNGGAKHGGVRMALLDERLARSGDLFKSSEILAYDLVQGALVRWSSVMDRSVPDPPTAVFLHGILGSRKNWGTFARRLAQEFPTWQFLLVDLRCHGDSASVKKRGPHSVASSALDVLKLVRQLRITPRVLVGHSFGGKVALSMVEQAAKPLARPVRVWVLDATPGKVRPGGDGEDHPSELISFLSTLPKEVSSKHDIVAALVQEGFSEDVAQXVVTNLRPTSPPGLSPSSNFSWVFDLKGIAEMYQSYEKTNLWKIVEDVPRGVHVNFLKAERSLHRWSLEDIQRIHAAEEIASEEGGGVEMHVLEDAGHWVHADNPDGLFRILSSSFRGVRT, from the exons ATGTCGGCAATTTCGAATCTCCCAGCGTATGGTCACGGCGGTTGCTCCGTTCGTTTTCCACAGAACAAGCTCACCAAGTTTCCGGCAACACTTTCTTCTCCGTTCCTCAGAAGTGaa gATAATGCATTTCAAAGCTGTCGGTTAGCTCAGGGAAACTTAAACGGGGGAGCCAAGCATGGAGGTGTTCGTATGGCGTTATTAGACGAGAGGCTTGCTCGTAGTGGAGATTTGTTTAAGTCTTCTGAGATCCTT GCATATGATCTTGTTCAAGGAGCTCTT GTTAGATGGAGTTCTGTAATGGATCGATCAGTTCCTGATCCACCAACGGCTGTTTTTCTACATGGCATTCTAGGTAGCCGAAAGAATTGGG GGACCTTTGCTCGAAGGTTAGCACAAGAGTTTCCAACATGGCAG TTTCTCTTAGTAGACCTCCGCTGTCATGGTGATTCAGCCTCCGTAAAGAAGAGGGGGCCCCATTCTGTTGCATCTAGTGCTCTTGATGTCTTGAAGCTA GTTCGACAGCTGAGAATAACACCCAGAGTTTTAGTTGGTCATAGTTTTGGTGGAAAAG tTGCCTTAAGCATGGTGGAACAAGCTGCAAAACCTCTTGCAAGACCAGTCAGG GTGTGGGTTCTAGATGCCACTCCTGGGAAAGTTCGACCTGGTGGAGATGGGGAGGACCATCCCTCAGAGCTAATATCTTTTCTGAGTACACTGCCAAAGGAG GTATCTTCAAAGCATGATATTGTGGCTGCTCTAGTTCAAGAAGGGTTTTCTGAAGATGTGGCACAG TGAGTGGTTACTAACCTTCGGCCAACTAGCCCTCCTGGTTTGTCACCATCATCAAACTTCTCATGGGTGTTTGATCTCAAGGGAATTGCTGAGATGTATCAATCTTATGAAAAGACAAATTTATG GAAAATTGTTGAGGATGTACCTAGAGGAGTACATGTGAATTTTTTGAAGGCAGAAAGAAGTTTGCACCGATGGTCACTCGAAGACATTCAGAGGATTCATGCTGCTGAAGAGATTGCTTCAGAGGAGGGAGGTGGAGTTGAAATGCATGTGCTTGAGGATGCTGGCCATTGG gTGCATGCTGATAATCCAGACGGACTCTTTCGGATTCTTTCATCGTCTTTTCGAGGCGTCAGAACCTGA
- the LOC107421321 gene encoding uncharacterized protein LOC107421321 — protein sequence MDSLEEILNSMFFHHCNSDESSNRNCFQYQSDDDESQDPAERNFYWESQRALLQEVLERHSLTGAKLRQEITQTIEKAKSDNKSKLCNCLKPKKIDIVGCNNCLRRRVVDLLCDKGFTATLCTSKWRDTKKFPRGTHEYIEVIGNIPSRIKQVPFLVEVEFRDQFEIAKASEEYKKLVGQLPECYIGKPNYLNTIVRLVCKAAKRSMKEKKIHMGPWRKRSFMLMKWSPSFEKWAFMDSSNKSMPRQPHDSCSLQCAAPTAVVVT from the exons ATGGACAGCCTTGAAGAGATACTTAATTCTATGTTTTTCCACCACTGTAATTCAGATGAATCATCCAATCGCAATTGCTTCCAATATCAATCCGATGATGATGAATCGCAAGACCCAGCAGAGAGGAACTTCTACTGGGAATCCCAGCGCGCCCTTCTTCAG GAGGTTTTAGAGAGGCATAGCTTGACAGGAGCAAAACTTAGGCAAGAGATTACGCAAACCATAGAGAAAGCAAAATCAGATAATAAGTCAAAGTTGTGCAATTGCCTTAAGCCCAAAAAAATCGATATTGTTGGCTGCAACAATTGCTTGAGACGAAGAGTTGTGGACTTGCTTTGTGACAAAGGATTCACTGCCACTCTATGTACATCAAAATGGAGGGACACGAAAAAATTCCCGCGAG GAACACATGAGTATATTGAAGTGATTGGAAACATACCGAGCAGAATAAAACAAGTCCCATTTCTGGTGGAAGTGGAGTTCCGGGACCAGTTTGAGATTGCAAAAGCGAGTGAAGAGTACAAGAAACTTGTGGGGCAGTTGCCGGAATGTTACATTGGAAAACCCAACTATCTAAACACCATAGTCCGGCTGGTGTGTAAGGCGGCGAAGAGGTcgatgaaggagaagaaaatCCACATGGGGCCGTGGAGAAAGAGGAGCTTCATGCTGATGAAATGGTCGCCTTCCTTTGAGAAATGGGCATTTATGGATTCCTCCAACAAATCAATGCCAAGACAACCTCATGATTCTTGCAGCTTGCAGTGTGCTGCACCTACAGCCGTCGTAGTCACATAA
- the LOC112490628 gene encoding uncharacterized protein LOC112490628 isoform X1, whose amino-acid sequence MATTTTFSTLSPALPQNYPSTPPHRSLFPSLPLTSNYQSAHRYLHYGRSALPSNSYCRRTICKATEVSVAEESSPSGGGGGGGENWVPVVPLAALPRGERRVIIQDGQEILLLWYKDRVYAIENRSPAEGAYTEGLINAKLTQDGCIICPTTDSTFDLQSGAIKEWYPKNPVLRVLTPALRSLFVYPVKTDEENIYISVKGLQSDGSAEIVFSGKAQPGVTAADVNVDEVRMVVDEETEGFGFTGRNEIINGKAAVIGFLVLIDFELLTGKGILKGTGFLDFLYSVSNAFK is encoded by the exons atggCCACCACCACCACATTCTCAACACTATCCCCTGCATTGCCCCAAAATTACCCTTCTACCCCTCCGCACCGTTCTCTCTTCCCCTCCCTACCACTGACTTCGAATTACCAGTCTGCACATAGATATCTCCATTATGGAAGGTCTGCCCTTCCTTCAAATTCCTACTGCCGTAGAACCATCTGCAAGGCGACGGAGGTGTCGGTGGCCGAAGAGTCTTCGCCGTCCGGTGGTGGCGGCGGTGGAGGAGAGAACTGGGTTCCGGTGGTGCCGTTGGCGGCTTTGCCGAGGGGAGAACGGCGGGTTATAATTCAGGACGGCCAGGAAATACTGTTGCTCTGGTACAAGGACCGGGTTTATGCTATTGAGAATAGGTCCCCTGCTGAGGGTGCTTACACTGAAGGATTGATTAATGCCAAGCTTACCCAG GATGGTTGTATAATTTGCCCGACAACTGATAGCACATTTGATCTCCAGTCAGGAGCAATAAAGGAATGGTATCCAAAAAACCCAGTGCTAAGAGTTCTTACACCTGCCTTGAGGTCACTCTTTGTTTATCCAGTCAAAACCGATGaagaaaatatctatataagtgTAAAAGGTCTACAATCTGATGGATCTGCTGAGATTGTCTTTAGTGGTAAAGCTCAACCAGGTGTAACTGCAGCTGATGTCAATGTGGATGAG GTAAGAATGGTTGTTGATGAGGAAACAGAAGGGTTTGGTTTTACCGGGAGGAATGAAATAATCAATGGGAAGGCAGCTGTAATTGGCTTCCTGGTATTGATAGATTTCGAACTTCTGACTGGTAAAGGTATTCTTAAGGGCACTGGCTTCTTGGACTTCCTTTATTCTGTTTCAAATGCCTTTAAATAG
- the LOC112490628 gene encoding uncharacterized protein LOC112490628 isoform X2: MATTTTFSTLSPALPQNYPSTPPHRSLFPSLPLTSNYQSAHRYLHYGRSALPSNSYCRRTICKATEVSVAEESSPSGGGGGGGENWVPVVPLAALPRGERRVIIQDGQEILLLWYKDRVYAIENRSPAEGAYTEGLINAKLTQSGAIKEWYPKNPVLRVLTPALRSLFVYPVKTDEENIYISVKGLQSDGSAEIVFSGKAQPGVTAADVNVDEVRMVVDEETEGFGFTGRNEIINGKAAVIGFLVLIDFELLTGKGILKGTGFLDFLYSVSNAFK, from the exons atggCCACCACCACCACATTCTCAACACTATCCCCTGCATTGCCCCAAAATTACCCTTCTACCCCTCCGCACCGTTCTCTCTTCCCCTCCCTACCACTGACTTCGAATTACCAGTCTGCACATAGATATCTCCATTATGGAAGGTCTGCCCTTCCTTCAAATTCCTACTGCCGTAGAACCATCTGCAAGGCGACGGAGGTGTCGGTGGCCGAAGAGTCTTCGCCGTCCGGTGGTGGCGGCGGTGGAGGAGAGAACTGGGTTCCGGTGGTGCCGTTGGCGGCTTTGCCGAGGGGAGAACGGCGGGTTATAATTCAGGACGGCCAGGAAATACTGTTGCTCTGGTACAAGGACCGGGTTTATGCTATTGAGAATAGGTCCCCTGCTGAGGGTGCTTACACTGAAGGATTGATTAATGCCAAGCTTACCCAG TCAGGAGCAATAAAGGAATGGTATCCAAAAAACCCAGTGCTAAGAGTTCTTACACCTGCCTTGAGGTCACTCTTTGTTTATCCAGTCAAAACCGATGaagaaaatatctatataagtgTAAAAGGTCTACAATCTGATGGATCTGCTGAGATTGTCTTTAGTGGTAAAGCTCAACCAGGTGTAACTGCAGCTGATGTCAATGTGGATGAG GTAAGAATGGTTGTTGATGAGGAAACAGAAGGGTTTGGTTTTACCGGGAGGAATGAAATAATCAATGGGAAGGCAGCTGTAATTGGCTTCCTGGTATTGATAGATTTCGAACTTCTGACTGGTAAAGGTATTCTTAAGGGCACTGGCTTCTTGGACTTCCTTTATTCTGTTTCAAATGCCTTTAAATAG